In Armatimonadota bacterium, the genomic stretch TCCGGTACCCAGTACTGCGAACGCCAAGGGACGGGCAGAGAGGTGGTGGCTCCCGGGCCGGGCAACGGAGAGTATGATATCAGCGTGCCGGTGTCGGCGTAACAGAGAGACATCAGGCGTAGCGTCGGCGTCGCACCGAGCCTGTTCGTGTACAAGGTGACCCGGTATTCGATCCGAGGCCAGGCAGTGTAGAGCATGAGGGTATCTATGTCAATGTACCCGTACGAATCGCTCTTGTTGCGCTTGATGCCACCCGGGATGTAGCCCATACGGGCGACCTCGTACCAGATCGTCGAGGTACCGCCGTTCACCGCTCGGACCTCCGTCCTGGCCCCTGTGCCTTCGGGGAAATCCAGATTCCAGGAGGGCACGACGTTGTTCACCAGGAAAGGAGCGTTCGTTCCGGTGAAGCTCGCAATACCGCTGGTCGCGGTGGAAGTCAGACGTATGCCCGTGCCTGAGACGTACTGGGTATTCGCATCCAGGGCAACCGGCGCAAGGGCCGTCTGAAGGTCAAAGACGCTTGTCGAACTACGAGGCGAAGTCGTTTGTGCAAAGGCGGCGGAAGCGAGAGCCAACACGGCCACGAGAACTGCATGTGGCGCAAGACGCATGGTATAACCTCTTACGGACGGTCCGCACTACATGCCATTATACGCGATGCCGCCGAAATGTCAATCCGTATGCCGTTTCGTGAGGCGCAGGAGCGGCGTCCTCAGCCTTTTATGCCTGTAAGAGTTATGCCTTGAATGAAATACCGCTGGGTGAAGAAGAAAACCAACAGGACAGGGAGCATCACGAGCGTCGAGGCGGCCATGAGCAGGCCGTACTCAGCGCCGTGCGCGCCCTGGAAGAGCTGAAGCGCGTACGCGAGCGGCATCTTCTCGGGCGAGTTGACGTAGATGAGCGGACCCATGAAGTTGTTCCACGAACCCATGAAGGTCATGATAGTGAGCGCCGCCAGTGCGGGCTTGATGAGCGGAAGCATGATCCGCCAGTAGATGCCGAAGTAGCTGCATCCGTCTATCTTCGCCGCATCCTCCAGATCGTTCGGGATGGTCATGAAGAACTGGCGCAGCAAAAAGACACTGAACGCTCCGCCGAAGAACGACGGCAGCCAGAGCGGTCTGAGCGTGTCAATCCATCCGAGCGCGCGGAAGATCAGGAATACCGGGATCATTGTTACCGCGCCGGGGAGCATCATCGTCGCCAGCAAGACCACGAAGAGCTGGTCGCGCCCGGGCCATTTGAGGCGTGCGAACGAGTAGGCCACTAGCGAACTCGACATTATCGTGCCGAGGATGCTCAGAATCGTGATGTAGATGGTGTTCCAGACGTAGATGAGGCCCTTGCGAGTCTCGACAGGCAGGTATTCCAGCGCATCAGAATAGTTGTCCCACTTGAGCGCAAATCGCCGGACCCTGGTCAGTTCCGACCTGGCGACGACGGCGGTCTCGCCGGCTCGCGGCTGAGGGGGCAGCACCTTGATTCGCTTGCCGCCGTCCTCGAGTTCGGCGATCTCGGCTACCGTCACGTTCCCCGACTCGGTCTTCCAGGTCGAGACACCACGAGGTTCACCGTCCACCATCACCTCCACCTGTCGAGTCGGCAGCCAGACCGGCGGGTACTTAAAGATCTCGTCCTCCTCCTTGAGCGACGTCGTCAGCAGCCACGCGAACGGTACCGTGAAGATGACGGATCCGGTGAGCAGTACGAGGTGCAGGGAGACCTTGCGTCCGTACTCCTTGCGTTGCTTGATCCGCCGCCAGTCCATCACGGTCCTCTCGATCACGATCTGCGCCAGAGCGAGTCCGATGACGGCCGCCGCGACTACGGCGAAGTATCTGACCGGGCGAGCCGACTGCACCTGCGCAGCGACTAAGGCAGCGGGCGCCAGCGAGACGATCGTGCCAAGGAGCATCGCGGGCGCGCGGCATCTGGCGGCTTCGATTACCTGCACGAGCAGGAGCCTCAGCACCGCGTAGAGCAGAACCGTGCCGAGCATCCAGAGCAACGGGTAGAGCGTCTGGTTCATTTCCCCTTCTCAGCCTCGTAATGGACCCAGCGCGGCGCGAGCTTGAGCTGAACCACCGTCAGCACGAGTATGATCACGAACAAAAGCCATGCGAGCGCCGACGCGTATCCCATCTTGAAATATGTGAATGCGTTGTTGAAAAGATAGAAAACCGGAACGATCGTCGAGTCCACCGGACCACCGCCTGTCATGATATAGATCGTCTCGAAGGTCTGCAGCACGCCGATCGTTCCCATGATCAGGTTGAAAAACAGGTACGGCGTCAGCATCGGAATCGTGACGTTCCAGAATCGGCTCCACCAGTTTGCGCCGTCAATGTCGGCGGCCTCGTAGAGATGCTGAGGTATCCCCTGAAGGCCCGCGAGCCAGAGGATCATGCCTCCGCCGGCGCCCCAGAGTCCCATCATGATGAGCGCAGGCTTCGACGTTGACTCGTGGCTGAGCCAGAGCGGAGCGGAGAGGTTGAACCAGTTGCCAAGGGTCGCTCTCCACGCGGCGTTGATAAGGCCGAACTCGGGATTGAGCACCCAGACCCAGAGGATCGCGTTGGCGACGATCGGCACGATCGAGGGCAGGTAGTAGATCGTACGGTACCAGGTCATCCCGCCCACCTTGGTGTTCAGCAGCATGGCGATGGCGAGTCCGGTCGCCATCCCGAGCGGCAGCCCGAAGACGGCCAGGAACCCCGCGTTATAGAGCGCCTTCGACAGGTAGTACCAATCGTCCTTCAGCAGCTCTCGGTAGTTCAGCAGGCCGACCCAGCGCGCCGCGTGAAGGACGTCGTAGTCGCAGAAGCTGAAGATGATCGAGGCGACGATCGGCCCGATGGTAAACACCAGGAAGCCGAGTATCCACGGCGCGGCGAAGAGATAACCCGCGATCGCCTCACCTTGCCCCAGCTTACCGATGGGCCCGTACTCGCGGAGTTTCCTGCGGATGTATGCCGCGAGCAGAAGCATGCCACCCGCAACGATCAACCCCGGGTACAGCCAGTTGAGCCGGGGGTACTTCTCACGGTTGAAGACCTTGT encodes the following:
- a CDS encoding carbohydrate ABC transporter permease, giving the protein MVDGEPRGVSTWKTESGNVTVAEIAELEDGGKRIKVLPPQPRAGETAVVARSELTRVRRFALKWDNYSDALEYLPVETRKGLIYVWNTIYITILSILGTIMSSSLVAYSFARLKWPGRDQLFVVLLATMMLPGAVTMIPVFLIFRALGWIDTLRPLWLPSFFGGAFSVFLLRQFFMTIPNDLEDAAKIDGCSYFGIYWRIMLPLIKPALAALTIMTFMGSWNNFMGPLIYVNSPEKMPLAYALQLFQGAHGAEYGLLMAASTLVMLPVLLVFFFTQRYFIQGITLTGIKG
- a CDS encoding sugar ABC transporter permease — its product is MLLLAAYIRRKLREYGPIGKLGQGEAIAGYLFAAPWILGFLVFTIGPIVASIIFSFCDYDVLHAARWVGLLNYRELLKDDWYYLSKALYNAGFLAVFGLPLGMATGLAIAMLLNTKVGGMTWYRTIYYLPSIVPIVANAILWVWVLNPEFGLINAAWRATLGNWFNLSAPLWLSHESTSKPALIMMGLWGAGGGMILWLAGLQGIPQHLYEAADIDGANWWSRFWNVTIPMLTPYLFFNLIMGTIGVLQTFETIYIMTGGGPVDSTIVPVFYLFNNAFTYFKMGYASALAWLLFVIILVLTVVQLKLAPRWVHYEAEKGK